A stretch of Roseibium porphyridii DNA encodes these proteins:
- a CDS encoding dipeptide/oligopeptide/nickel ABC transporter ATP-binding protein: MQTEAKNLLKVQNLSARIGRQVVLDDVSFDVEKGECVAIVGGSGAGKSTLLRCLMGLRRPAEPVGGFLTFDGVTREFGSAGRTGKPKGIAYVPQNPDHGFDPLKRLQWQWRQTARAVTGSKDFSASQQELLRELGLGSFHGRFPHQWSRGMQQRLLVGMALLGEPSLLILDEPTSALDPLIAAQVLRSVMAYAHKHEVALLIVTHDLALAAQHANRTAIMTSGQVVEFGETRELLRAPETTYGQLLVNHRDWNFSVHQKAADSVAAE, translated from the coding sequence TTGCAGACTGAAGCAAAAAACCTTCTGAAAGTGCAGAACCTGTCGGCCCGTATCGGTCGGCAGGTGGTGCTTGATGATGTGAGTTTCGATGTCGAAAAGGGCGAATGCGTCGCAATTGTCGGAGGTTCGGGAGCCGGTAAATCAACACTTTTGCGTTGCCTGATGGGGTTGCGACGCCCGGCGGAACCAGTTGGTGGGTTCTTGACCTTTGATGGAGTAACGAGGGAATTCGGGTCCGCAGGCCGCACCGGAAAGCCGAAGGGCATCGCCTATGTCCCTCAGAACCCGGACCATGGTTTTGACCCGCTCAAACGCCTCCAGTGGCAATGGCGCCAGACTGCCCGTGCCGTTACCGGAAGCAAGGATTTTTCCGCCTCGCAACAAGAGCTCCTGAGAGAACTTGGGCTTGGCTCCTTCCATGGCCGGTTTCCACATCAATGGAGCCGTGGCATGCAGCAGCGTCTGCTGGTGGGAATGGCACTTCTCGGTGAACCGAGTTTGCTGATCCTCGATGAGCCTACTTCGGCATTGGATCCATTGATTGCCGCCCAGGTTCTGCGGTCAGTCATGGCTTATGCCCACAAGCATGAAGTTGCGCTTTTGATTGTCACACATGATCTGGCGTTGGCAGCGCAACATGCAAACCGCACAGCGATCATGACGTCTGGTCAGGTTGTGGAATTCGGTGAAACCCGAGAATTGCTGCGTGCGCCAGAAACAACGTATGGGCAATTGCTGGTAAATCATCGCGACTGGAACTTTTCCGTACACCAAAAAGCGGCAGATTCCGTCGCCGCCGAATAA
- a CDS encoding ABC transporter ATP-binding protein has protein sequence MLRVEKLQLQLHGKSILEEVSFDLPRGQTLCVVGESGSGKSSLLRAVNGLMPATFDSLMFRPKNGPSISLKEYWKGRVGLPGSRWVMQDPLSALNPKLPLGLSIGESVFAQKLKPLELKAAISAALADVELPAEMAKRRPAQVSMGQAQRACLARALIARPDLIFFDEPLSALDAIVQKQIAATMKRIQTRFDITFVIVTHDLGFAAAYADHMLVLRGGKVEANQSAEMFFQAPESDYCRELIAAAHELGGLPETVAKVSGSKAAISC, from the coding sequence ATGCTTCGTGTCGAAAAACTGCAATTGCAACTGCATGGTAAATCGATTTTGGAGGAAGTCTCCTTCGATCTGCCGCGTGGACAAACACTTTGTGTTGTCGGCGAAAGCGGCTCAGGAAAGAGCAGCTTACTGCGTGCCGTGAACGGACTGATGCCTGCGACGTTCGACAGCCTTATGTTCCGGCCGAAAAATGGTCCTTCCATTTCGCTTAAGGAATATTGGAAGGGGCGTGTGGGATTGCCCGGCAGTCGGTGGGTGATGCAGGACCCGCTCTCCGCCCTTAATCCGAAGTTGCCGCTTGGCCTCTCGATCGGCGAGAGCGTTTTTGCTCAAAAGCTGAAGCCCCTGGAACTCAAGGCGGCCATATCGGCGGCACTTGCCGATGTTGAACTGCCTGCGGAAATGGCAAAGCGACGTCCTGCACAGGTTTCCATGGGTCAGGCACAGCGGGCGTGTCTCGCACGCGCGCTGATTGCTCGCCCGGACCTGATTTTTTTCGATGAACCACTGAGCGCGCTTGATGCCATTGTACAAAAGCAGATCGCCGCGACAATGAAGCGGATACAGACACGGTTTGACATCACCTTTGTGATTGTGACTCACGATCTTGGGTTCGCTGCAGCTTATGCAGATCACATGCTTGTTTTGCGTGGCGGCAAGGTTGAGGCCAATCAGTCTGCCGAGATGTTTTTCCAAGCTCCCGAAAGCGACTATTGCCGAGAATTGATTGCGGCTGCCCACGAATTGGGAGGTTTGCCGGAAACCGTTGCGAAAGTGTCTGGATCAAAGGCCGCAATATCATGCTGA